A genome region from Micromonospora peucetia includes the following:
- a CDS encoding winged helix DNA-binding domain-containing protein, with the protein MPVDLTGREALALRMTSLLLRPHPTARPGGVADVVGWFGAMQAQDLASGMWSLGARLPALSHADVHAGLERREALRTWPMRGTVHLVPPRDARWMLELTGVRSLASAATRRTQLGLTETDADRAVDVLGAALAGGGRLTRARCLAALAAAGIDTGDQRGYHLLWYASVRGVTCLAPNVGTEQTFALLDEWAPDPHRPERDESLATLARRYVRGHGPVTAREFAGWTGLTLTDARRGFAAAGDALTVVRVDGEEALVDAALLDAPREPVDDDLLVLPGFDEYLLGFKNRSLMLDPAHADAIVPGRNGVFQATIVRDGRVVGTWKRTVGKTRVTVTVHPLVPLDEGTRARVEVALSRYAGFLGLPLRIERVG; encoded by the coding sequence ATGCCCGTGGACCTGACCGGGCGCGAGGCGCTCGCGCTACGAATGACCAGCCTGCTGCTCCGCCCGCACCCCACCGCCCGTCCGGGCGGGGTGGCCGACGTGGTCGGGTGGTTCGGAGCCATGCAGGCACAGGACCTGGCCAGCGGCATGTGGTCCCTCGGCGCCCGACTGCCCGCGCTCAGCCACGCCGACGTGCACGCCGGGCTGGAGCGCCGGGAGGCGCTGCGCACCTGGCCGATGCGGGGCACCGTGCACCTGGTGCCGCCCCGCGACGCCCGCTGGATGCTGGAGCTGACCGGCGTACGCTCGCTGGCCAGCGCCGCGACCCGTCGTACGCAGCTCGGGCTGACCGAGACCGACGCGGACCGCGCGGTCGACGTGCTCGGCGCCGCGCTGGCCGGCGGCGGCCGGCTCACCCGGGCGCGGTGCCTGGCCGCGCTGGCGGCGGCCGGCATCGACACCGGCGACCAGCGCGGCTACCACCTGCTCTGGTACGCCAGCGTGCGCGGTGTCACCTGCCTCGCGCCGAACGTGGGCACCGAGCAGACCTTCGCCCTGCTCGACGAGTGGGCGCCCGACCCGCACCGGCCGGAGCGGGACGAGTCCCTGGCGACCCTCGCCCGCCGCTACGTGCGCGGGCACGGGCCCGTCACCGCCCGGGAGTTCGCCGGCTGGACGGGGCTGACGCTCACCGACGCGCGCCGAGGCTTCGCGGCGGCCGGCGACGCCCTGACGGTGGTGCGCGTCGACGGGGAGGAGGCGCTCGTCGACGCCGCCCTGTTGGACGCCCCCCGAGAGCCGGTCGACGACGACCTGCTGGTGCTGCCCGGCTTCGACGAATACCTGCTGGGCTTCAAGAACCGCTCGCTGATGCTGGATCCCGCCCACGCCGATGCGATCGTGCCGGGCCGCAACGGCGTCTTCCAGGCCACGATCGTGCGCGACGGGCGGGTCGTGGGCACCTGGAAGCGGACGGTCGGCAAGACCCGGGTGACGGTCACGGTGCACCCGCTGGTGCCCCTCGACGAGGGGACCCGGGCCCGCGTGGAGGTCGCCCTGAGCCGCTACGCCGGCTTCCTGGGCCTGCCGCTGCGGATCGAGCGGGTCGGCTGA
- a CDS encoding DUF4190 domain-containing protein has translation MTASNEPTRGAGAPTRAGRAGPSAKTSAAAAFALVFGVAALISVLTVILSWIGLLLGVIGVILGIVGLKMARRPGVTGRGVAIGGLVLSALAVLIGLAFAAGITTFLNDEGAVNRIQQKVDDLRDRLD, from the coding sequence ATGACCGCGTCCAACGAACCGACCCGGGGTGCCGGCGCGCCGACTCGTGCGGGCCGTGCCGGGCCCTCGGCGAAGACCAGCGCCGCTGCGGCATTCGCGCTGGTCTTCGGCGTGGCCGCGCTGATCAGCGTGCTGACGGTCATCCTGTCCTGGATCGGCCTGCTGCTCGGCGTCATCGGCGTGATCCTCGGCATCGTCGGGCTCAAGATGGCCCGCCGACCCGGGGTGACCGGTCGGGGCGTGGCGATCGGTGGCCTGGTGCTCAGCGCGCTGGCGGTGCTGATCGGGCTGGCCTTCGCCGCCGGGATCACCACCTTCCTCAACGACGAGGGCGCGGTGAACCGGATCCAGCAGAAGG